One window of the Niallia circulans genome contains the following:
- a CDS encoding DUF1002 domain-containing protein, which translates to MKKNKWIWMVLAFLLLIPIPAYADVAVGDMIVTLGENLTPEQKQLLLTEMKAPEDAEIITVSNKEEHQYLGKYISKSLIGTRAISSSAITIGDKGTGIQVTTKNINWVTDEMYINALITAGVKDAKIYITAPIEVSGTAALTGIIKAYEVSTDTVIPEDVKQAANEEMVETANLGEDIGQEEATALMAKVKEQIAEQKPKTVEEVQTIIQDSAKELNISLTDEQLQSLISFFNKLKELNIDWNQVGNQLSEAKDKLTGYLESEEGKGFLAKIKEVFTSIVEAIKSFFS; encoded by the coding sequence ATGAAAAAAAATAAATGGATATGGATGGTCCTAGCTTTCTTACTATTAATACCGATTCCAGCTTATGCTGATGTAGCAGTTGGTGACATGATTGTTACCCTTGGCGAAAACTTAACACCGGAACAAAAACAGCTTTTATTAACAGAAATGAAAGCACCTGAAGATGCAGAAATTATTACTGTTTCTAATAAAGAAGAGCACCAATATTTAGGGAAGTACATTTCAAAATCGTTAATTGGTACTAGAGCGATTTCTTCTTCGGCCATTACAATCGGGGACAAAGGTACTGGAATTCAGGTTACTACCAAAAATATCAATTGGGTTACGGACGAAATGTACATTAATGCCTTGATTACTGCTGGCGTAAAGGATGCAAAAATTTATATTACTGCCCCTATTGAAGTTTCTGGTACAGCTGCATTAACAGGAATTATTAAAGCATACGAAGTTTCAACAGATACTGTTATCCCAGAAGACGTAAAGCAAGCTGCCAATGAAGAGATGGTGGAGACAGCTAATTTAGGGGAAGATATCGGACAAGAGGAAGCTACTGCTTTAATGGCTAAAGTGAAGGAGCAAATAGCAGAGCAAAAACCTAAAACAGTTGAAGAAGTACAAACAATTATTCAAGATTCTGCTAAAGAATTAAATATCAGTTTAACGGATGAACAGCTTCAAAGTCTTATTTCTTTCTTTAATAAATTAAAAGAACTTAATATTGACTGGAATCAAGTTGGAAATCAACTGAGTGAAGCAAAGGATAAATTAACTGGCTATTTAGAAAGCGAAGAAGGAAAAGGGTTTTTAGCAAAGATTAAAGAAGTCTTTACAAGTATCGTAGAAGCAATCAAATCTTTCTTCTCTTAA